In one window of Mercurialis annua linkage group LG4, ddMerAnnu1.2, whole genome shotgun sequence DNA:
- the LOC126677043 gene encoding tubulin beta-1 chain-like, which produces MREILHIQGGQCGNQIGAKFWEVVCAEHGIDSTGRYHGDTDIQLERVNVYYNEASCGRFVPRAVLMDLEPGTMDSLRSGPYGQIFRPDNFVFGQSGAGNNWAKGHYTEGAELIDSVLDVVRKEAENCDCLQGFQVCHSLGGGTGSGMGTLLISKIREEYPDRMMLTFSVFPSPKVSDTVVEPYNATLSVHQLVENADECMVLDNEALYDICFRTLKLTTPSFGDLNHLISATMSGVTCCLRFPGQLNSDLRKLAVNLIPFPRLHFFMVGFAPLTSRGSQQYSALTVPELSQQMWDAKNMMCAADPRHGRYLTASAVFRGKMSTKEVDEQMINVQNKNSSYFVEWIPNNVKSTVCDIPPTGLKMASTFIGNSTSIQEMFRRVSEQFTAMFRRKAFLHWYTGEGMDEMEFTEAESNMNDLVSEYQQYQDATADDEGEYAEEEDYGEEA; this is translated from the exons atgaGAGAAATTCTCCATATTCAAGGTGGCCAATGCGGAAACCAGATCGGAGCCAAATTTTGGGAGGTCGTGTGCGCCGAGCACGGGATAGACTCGACGGGTCGGTATCATGGCGATACGGATATTCAGTTGGAGCGGGTCAATGTGTACTACAACGAAGCGAGTTGCGGTAGGTTTGTGCCGCGTGCGGTTTTGATGGATTTGGAACCGGGTACGATGGATAGTTTGAGATCCGGTCCGTATGGGCAGATCTTTAGACCCGATAATTTTGTGTTTGGACAATCCGGTGCGGGTAATAATTGGGCGAAGGGGCATTATACTGAAGGTGCTGAGTTGATTGATTCTGTTCTTGATGTTGTTCGTAAAGAAGCTGAGAATTGCGACTGCTTGCAAG GTTTTCAGGTATGTCATTCGTTGGGAGGAGGAACTGGGTCCGGAATGGGGACGCTGTTGATATCGAAGATAAGGGAAGAGTATCCAGACAGAATGATGCTTACATTCTCCGTTTTTCCATCACCTAAAGTGTCGGATACTGTTGTTGAGCCGTACAATGCTACTCTATCTGTTCATCAGCTTGTTGAGAATGCTGACGAGTGTATGGTTCTTGATAATGAGGCTCTTTATGATATATGTTTCCGTACTCTTAAGCTCACCACTCCTAGTT TTGGGGACTTGAATCACCTGATTTCTGCTACCATGAGTGGTGTCACATGTTGTCTTCGTTTCCCTGGTCAGCTCAACTCAGACCTTCGCAAACTTGCTGTGAACCTCATTCCATTCCCTAGGCTTCACTTTTTCATGGTTGGCTTTGCACCTCTCACATCCCGTGGTTCTCAGCAATACTCTGCCCTCACCGTACCGGAGCTGAGCCAACAGATGTGGGATGCCAAGAACATGATGTGCGCAGCTGATCCTCGCCATGGCAGATATCTCACAGCATCAGCAGTGTTCCGCGGAAAAATGAGCACAAAGGAAGTTGATGAGCAGATGATCAATGTCCAAAACAAGAACTCATCCTACTTTGTTGAATGGATCCCCAACAATGTGAAGTCCACTGTTTGTGACATCCCTCCCACAGGCTTGAAGATGGCTTCCACTTTCATTGGCAACTCCACATCTATCCAAGAGATGTTTAGAAGGGTTAGTGAGCAGTTCACTGCTATGTTCCGCAGGAAAGCTTTCTTGCATTGGTATACTGGAGAGGGTATGGATGAGATGGAGTTCACTGAGGCTGAGAGTAACATGAACGATTTGGTGTCTGAATACCAGCAATATCAGGATGCTACTGCAGATGATGAAGGAGAATATGCAGAGGAAGAGGACTATGGAGAAGAGGCCTAG